The Tubulanus polymorphus chromosome 1, tnTubPoly1.2, whole genome shotgun sequence genome contains a region encoding:
- the LOC141910912 gene encoding WD repeat-containing protein 25-like, with amino-acid sequence MLRKIVEYEPSTSSSDNDDDELIFHRQHRLTKHRILGLSSPKDESDSTSNPHGMRSGSTTTSATAHHCDNSNNDMDNYFGLDLPQLADSPQLNTASTLTNDVTPSDKTTEFDVPLVKRRRTVSSTSVKQIEEVIRVEVPQTDFWKSVDQEMVKEVNKKDNSTNPVDDTGSGNERHGRSHHRINDLQANKLYEYGKIQPKSNIPALGSKLSKSCDVSLNSSAPKKHIFFVHHKISPWLSKSNIHYQAPWSELEKVEAHAGAVNRIQWCSRKDYSHLLLSASMDSTVRLWNMFSSVNCRLSTYDHHSKAVKDLTWLRSSNEFISCGFDRTAKNVDIETGKVLSTHENPTYVTCLKLHPGSGDNVFVLGSKDVIHCWDKRTPKTPVKNFKYKFTFGQVQDLLFTDGGNTLFSCNDVVSRDSADRNIMAWDFRTTAVLSQQIYQEKYTCTRLKAHHSDNQLLAQSNGGYIAQFSCSRPYKLNKRKRFQGHKVLGYSIGFDTSTDGRTVISGSADGRIACYDYQTGKNFRTLDTKMAVCMDIAFHPVLPSTIAACAWDGMISVWQ; translated from the exons ATGCTGCGCAAGATTGTCGAATACGAGCCTTCAACTTCTTCATCAGATAATGATGACGATGAACTTATTTTCCATCGCCAGCATCGACTGACGAAACATCGAATTCTTGGCCTATCATCACCGAAAG ATGAGTCAGACAGCACCTCCAACCCCCACGGGATGCGTTCGGGTTCCACTACTACTAGTGCAACAGCACACCACTGCGATAACAGCAATAACGATATGGATAATTATTTCGGCTTAGATCTACCGCAGCTTGCCGATTCTCCGCAGTTGAATACAGCTAGTACGCTAACCAATGATGTTACGCCTAGTGATAAAACAACAGAATTTGACGTTCCATTAGTGAAGAGACGACGTACTGTTAGCAGTACTAGTGTCAAGCAAATCGAAGAAGTTATTAGAGTTGAAGTGCCGCAAACAGATTTCTGGAAAAGTGTTGACCAAGAAATGGTCAAGGAAGTCAATAAGAAAGACAATAGCACGAATCCGGTTGATGATACCGGTTCGGGGAATGAACGTCACGGACGAAGTCATCATAGAATCAATGACCTTCaggcaaataaattatatgaatatggcaaaattcagccaaaaagtAATATACCTGCTTTGGGTTCAAAATTGAGCAAGAGTTGTGATGTTTCTTTGAATTCTTCAGCTCcgaaaaagcacattttttTCGTACATCACAAAATTTCGCCCTGGCTGAGTAagtcaaatattcattatcaGGCTCCGTGGAGTGAATTGGAAAAAGTAGAAGCTCATGCCGGGGCCGTGAACCGCATTCAATGGTGCTCGCGAAAAGACTATAGCCATCTGCTGCTTTCGGCGTCGATGGATTCAACTGTTAGATTGTGGAATATGTTCAGTTCGGTCAATTGTCGATTAAGCACGTATGACCACCATTCGAAAGCCGTGAAAGACTTGACTTGGCTTCGATCGtcgaatgaatttatttcgtGCGGTTTTGACCGGACGGcgaaaaatgttgatatcgaAACAG GGAAGGTTTTATCAACGCACGAGAATCCAACGTATGTTACATGTCTCAAACTTCACCCGGGTAGTGGTGATAATGTATTTGTACTGGGATCAAAAGATGTTATCCATTGCTGGGACAAACGAACGCCTAAAACACCAGTCAAAAACTTTAAGTACAAGTTTACGTTTGGCCAG gTCCAAGATTTGCTGTTTACCGATGGTGGAAATACGCTGTTTAGTTGCAATGATGTTGTGAGCCGGGATTCTGCTGATCGTAACATTATGGCGTGGGACTTTCGCACTACAGCTGTTCTGTCGCAACAAATCTATCAG GAGAAATACACGTGTACACGTTTGAAGGCACACCATTCTGACAATCAACTGTTGGCGCAATCCAATGGAGGATATATCGCACAGTTTTCATGCAGTAGGCCGTACAAATTAAACAAACGCAAACGCTTTCAAGGCCACAAG GTTCTAGGCTACAGTATTGGTTTTGACACTAGTACCGATGGTAGAACTGTGATCAGTGGCAGTGCAGACGGACGAATAGCATGTTATGATTATCAAACTGGAAAGAACTTCAGAACATTAGACACAAAAATGGCTGTGTGCATGGACATAGCTTTTCATCCAGTTTTACCTTCCACTATCGCGGCGTGTGCTTGGGATGGTATGATATCTGTATGgcaatga
- the LOC141912107 gene encoding brain-enriched guanylate kinase-associated protein-like produces the protein MWRGDPHYRTLVIVPKMAEICKECGCSCNSCFSGNSLDLHHQIEELRSKLLQNNSHIGQLETDFESRRLDYDFEIGKLQDELVKLRDRYDRLYESHKKLSRVNQGLEEKLLSAVSRFENEKTNLQKEIAGLTSRMVDARMTICDLEDECERFRNDCNTAVQLLQCKPSNFIAHKLNTLPLDLQQRLKPHMAQEEIIELEKPPLEQKTIRVPMPTFPPTAMVYSVNKLNTVQIETRKDESSVPVTLIAKVLTHQEPKKRPKRTYICDKCKKDFTFVDKQIQTTAMTEQLRSREDSFDSSSSFSYIHKASSRGRLNSTETEI, from the exons ATGTGGAGAGGTGATCCCCATTACAGGACACTTGTCATTGTGCCCAAAATGGCTGAAATTTGTAAA GAGTGTGGCTGTAGCTGCAACAGCTGTTTCTCTGGTAATAG TTTGGATCTACACCATCAGATCGAGGAATTGCGTTCGAAACTACTTCAAAATAACAGCCACATCGGTCAACTCGAAACGGATTTCGAGTCGCGTCGACTCGACTACGACTTCGAAATCGGCAAACTTCAAGACGAGTTGGTGAAATTACGGGATAGATATGATCG ATTGTATGAAAGCCATAAGAAATTGAGCCGTGTAAATCAAGGATTAGAGGAGAAACTCCTATCAGCA GTCAGCCGATTTGAGAATGAGAAGACGAATTTACAGAAAGAAATCGCCGGTCTGACGTCTCGGATGGTCGATGCGCGAATGACGATATGCGATCTAGAAGATGAATGC gAACGCTTCAGAAATGATTGTAACACCGCTGTGCAGTTGTTGCAATGTAAACCTTCCAATTTCATAGCACATAAGTTGAACACG CTTCCTTTGGATCTTCAGCAGAGACTGAAGCCTCATATGGCTCAGGAAGAAATCATCGAACTGGAGAAACCACCACTCGAACAGAAAACTATACGCGTGCCGATGCCTACGTTCCCGCCAACTGCAATGGTCTATTCGGTCAATAAACTAAATACTGTGCAAATCGAAACTCGCAAAGATGAATCTTCGGTTCCTGTGACCCTCATCGCGAAAGTGCTCACGCACCAGGAGCCGAAAAAGCGACCAAAGCGAACTTATATCTGTGATAAGTGCAAAaaggattttacatttgtCGATAAGCAAATACAAACAACAGCTATGACGGAACAGTTGCGCTCTAGAGAAGACTCATTTGATAGTTCGAGTAGTTTTTCGTACATTCATAAAGCCTCTAGTCGAGGTAGACTAAACTCCACAGAAACTGAGATCTGA
- the LOC141914887 gene encoding uncharacterized protein LOC141914887: protein MALHRSIKNIETHKTMLTDLVANISNTTQERMAELQSVEQDVKLSVDNMKIQLDVWYEEYMSKIGIRRQDLLEISKDALKKVTKCLNKLTMFESSLVNMEQSQIDIEDIEEFTNDHIQLAVGDVDALVEATQVENVNIRFEGALSPSKSVVLGELVGCEEVTPPGAVGGVRCETPAAIETPSEHKTFVISEYRHRDHDVDLDHQLIALPDGNILLNNTSVVNGQLDEVYTDTIFKNMPSLSVVRLDYETNCLYAFCKSFGKKNVRRYNLVTTATGQQVYKCTGFVPTLPGIGVIDACFITNNRLYIGSRKTVTYFRIEPVAAAADHNRRFIDKQSKMVITVDVTIRDVITTMNGEIILVAYCTSYKKGEAVLYHIAQDDTQLSVKHRISLNEICKPRIYRSIHLFCPTSSYIILFIRLTSDNTSVWQMRVNADGGLSDKSSLGEIDRRIIRDIRLKSEPLTICAANYSPDSCQYSLTTYLITEAD, encoded by the coding sequence atggcGCTTCATAGgtctatcaaaaatattgagaCGCACAAGACAATGTTAACTGATCTTGTCGCTAATATCAGTAACACAACACAGGAGAGAATGGCTGAATTACAGAGTGTAGAACAAGATGTTAAACTATCTGTGgacaacatgaaaatacaaCTCGATGTTTGGTATGAAGAGTACATGTCAAAGATTGGTATCAGGCGACAGGATTTGTTGGAAATCTCGAAGGATGCGCTGAAGAAGGTGACAAAATGTTTGAACAAGTTGACGATGTTTGAGTCGTCATTAGTTAACATGGAACAAAGTCAAATAGATATAGAGGACATAGAAGAGTTCACTAATGATCATATTCAGTTAGCTGTTGGAGATGTTGACGCATTGGTTGAAGCAACTCAAGTTGAAAATGTGAATATTCGATTTGAAGGTGCTCTATCACCATCAAAATCTGTCGTCCTCGGAGAATTGGTAGGATGTGAAGAGGTCACTCCTCCGGGAGCGGTAGGAGGGGTTAGGTGTGAGACGCCAGCTGCAATAGAAACACCCAGTGAACATAAGACCTTCGTGATTTCTGAATACAGGCATAGAGATCATGACGTGGACTTGGACCATCAGTTAATAGCTTTACCAGACGGAAATATTCTGCTCAATAATACATCAGTTGTGAATGGTCAGCTTGATGAAGTTTATACTgatacaatattcaaaaatatgccATCGCTTTCAGTAGTAAGACTGGATTATGAAACAAATTGTTTGTACGCTTTCTGCAAAAGTTTTGGTAAAAAAAATGTCCGCCGATATAACTTAGTAACAACAGCAACTGGGCAACAGGTTTACAAATGTACCGGGTTTGTCCCAACACTGCCAGGAATCGGTGTCATTGATGCatgtttcattacaaacaACCGGTTATATATAGGTTCCAGGAAAACTGTTACATACTTCAGAATTGAACCGGTCGCTGCTGCAGCAGATCATAATAGGAGGTTTATTGATAAACAATCAAAGATGGTGATCACTGTTGATGTTACAATCAGAGATgttataacaacaatgaatGGAGAAATTATTCTTGTCGCTTATTGCACCAGCTACAAGAAGGGAGAAGCAGTGCTATATCACATTGCACAAGATGATACACAACTCAGTGTTAAACATAGAATTAGCcttaatgaaatttgtaagCCTAGAATTTACCGCAGTATTCATCTTTTCTGTCCAACCAGCTCGTATATCATTTTGTTTATACGCTTAACTTCCGACAACACATCAGTTTGGCAAATGAGAGTCAATGCTGATGGTGGTCTATCGGACAAAAGTTCTCTAGGTGAAATAGACAGAAGGATAATCAGAGATATTCGGTTAAAATCCGAACCGCTCACAATCTGTGCTGCGAATTATTCGCCAGATTCGTGCCAGTATTCTTTGACAACATACTTGATCACGGAAGCTGATTGA